Proteins encoded together in one Planctomyces sp. SH-PL14 window:
- a CDS encoding serine hydrolase domain-containing protein: MAQGSPTGTGRPEKMGVDSSRWSRVRELAQDAANSGISRLAIAVAGCGTTLDPVFVQNERGALPARPLDDDSIFLVASLTKPIVAMAALLLVERGRLTLNDRVSDLLPLKDSSKKSLTLRHLLTHTSGLPDMLPGNRELRMARSPFEAFYEGTLQAAMDFPPGRGVQYQSMGFVLLDRIIADAAGVPTARFIQEEIFEPCGMNASILGAPDGWFDGGSPQLERIVPVQVPPEQVGGDEWNWNSRYWRQFGAAWGGLLSTPADLARFCLMMLSRGSVGGRKLFSPATIAAATTNQLGAFPDVPEADRRCRGWGLGWRMQWPAHAASFGDLLSPATYGHWGATGTVFWIDPQLDLATVILTDTPLDRSTRWIMRLSNAIAAARLESAR; encoded by the coding sequence GTGGCGCAGGGGAGTCCGACGGGAACGGGGCGGCCCGAGAAGATGGGGGTCGATTCCAGCCGGTGGTCGCGGGTGCGGGAGTTGGCGCAGGATGCGGCGAACTCCGGGATCTCCCGATTGGCGATCGCCGTCGCGGGATGCGGAACGACGCTCGATCCAGTTTTCGTCCAGAACGAACGGGGAGCCCTGCCGGCAAGGCCCCTCGACGATGACTCGATTTTTCTCGTCGCCTCGCTGACGAAACCGATCGTCGCGATGGCGGCCCTGCTCCTCGTCGAGCGGGGCAGGCTGACTCTGAATGACCGCGTCTCCGACCTGCTGCCGCTCAAGGACTCCTCGAAGAAGTCGCTCACGCTCCGTCATCTGCTGACCCACACGTCAGGGCTGCCCGACATGCTCCCGGGCAACCGGGAGCTGCGGATGGCCCGCTCGCCGTTCGAGGCGTTCTACGAAGGGACGCTCCAGGCCGCGATGGACTTTCCGCCCGGGCGCGGCGTCCAGTACCAGAGCATGGGATTCGTTCTTCTGGACCGGATCATTGCGGACGCGGCGGGTGTTCCGACGGCGCGGTTCATCCAGGAGGAGATCTTTGAGCCCTGCGGTATGAACGCCTCGATCCTGGGGGCGCCGGACGGGTGGTTTGACGGCGGTTCTCCGCAGTTGGAGCGGATCGTTCCTGTTCAAGTCCCGCCGGAGCAGGTCGGGGGGGACGAGTGGAACTGGAACAGCCGGTACTGGCGTCAGTTCGGTGCCGCGTGGGGGGGGCTTCTTTCGACGCCGGCGGACCTGGCTCGGTTCTGTCTGATGATGCTGTCGCGCGGGAGTGTCGGGGGTCGGAAGCTGTTTTCTCCCGCGACGATTGCCGCCGCGACGACCAACCAGCTCGGCGCGTTCCCTGACGTCCCGGAGGCGGACCGACGCTGTCGCGGGTGGGGGCTCGGCTGGCGGATGCAGTGGCCGGCGCATGCCGCCTCGTTTGGGGACCTGCTGTCGCCTGCGACTTATGGTCACTGGGGAGCGACGGGGACTGTCTTCTGGATTGATCCGCAGCTGGACCTGGCGACCGTGATCCTGACCGACACGCCGCTTGATCGCAGCACGCGGTGGATTATGCGGCTGTCTAATGCGATCGCGGCGGCCCGGTTGGAGTCCGCGCGCTAA
- the lptB gene encoding LPS export ABC transporter ATP-binding protein: MALLEAKDLVKVYPNGKRAVQGVSFSVDKGEIVGLLGPNGAGKSTSFSMACGLTVPTDGRIFLHGKDVSRWPMYQRCRVGMGYLPQNHSYFVKLTVEENILAILEFFPLSHKERMAKVDKLLSQFGLQNRRRQIAHTMSGGEKRRLEIARCLASDPKIILLDEPFTGIDPITINDIQDIISDLRDSGISILLTDHRERETLTITDRNYVIVQGQVLVSGDAKTVLSNEDAQTKYFGKRFDASSILEEKQNYRADKAA, from the coding sequence ATGGCGCTGCTGGAAGCGAAAGATCTCGTGAAGGTCTACCCGAACGGGAAGCGGGCCGTTCAAGGGGTGTCGTTCTCCGTCGACAAGGGAGAGATCGTCGGCCTCCTTGGCCCCAACGGGGCGGGCAAGTCGACGAGCTTCAGCATGGCGTGCGGCCTCACGGTCCCGACCGACGGCCGGATCTTCCTGCACGGCAAAGACGTGAGCCGCTGGCCGATGTATCAGCGATGTCGCGTCGGCATGGGCTACCTGCCGCAGAACCACAGCTACTTCGTGAAACTGACGGTCGAAGAGAACATCCTCGCGATCCTCGAGTTCTTCCCGCTCAGCCACAAGGAGCGGATGGCCAAGGTCGACAAGCTCCTCTCGCAGTTCGGCCTTCAGAACCGCCGCCGGCAGATCGCCCACACGATGTCCGGCGGGGAGAAGCGGCGGCTGGAGATCGCCCGCTGCCTCGCCAGCGATCCCAAGATCATCCTCCTGGACGAACCGTTCACCGGGATTGACCCGATCACGATCAACGACATCCAGGACATCATCTCCGACCTGCGGGACTCCGGGATCTCGATCCTGCTGACCGACCACCGCGAGCGGGAAACGCTCACGATCACGGACCGGAACTACGTCATCGTCCAGGGGCAGGTGCTCGTCAGCGGCGACGCCAAGACGGTCCTCAGCAACGAAGACGCGCAGACGAAGTACTTCGGCAAGCGGTTCGACGCCAGCTCGATCCTGGAAGAGAAGCAGAACTACCGCGCCGACAAGGCGGCCTGA
- the hemQ gene encoding hydrogen peroxide-dependent heme synthase — MRPPSHAAPLPDPTIRMTTGWHCLHLYYRVNPQVWGGLDSAARRAGLSQLEELLNPERAGNPERLQVFAVSGHRADFGLMMLDPDPLKIDAVKQAIRATAIGAALEPTYSFVSITEVSEYVPTVEQYSERLKMDGVSAEDPSYAAKVRAYEQRLPMMNQQRLYPDFPNFPVICFYPMNKIRDPHANWFTEPFSVRSALMAEHATSGIKFAGKVSQLITASTGFDDWEWGVTLWSRSPEHIKEIVYTMRFDQASAKYAAFGPFYIGYILSAGDLLKHLKLEAGV; from the coding sequence GTGCGTCCTCCCTCTCACGCCGCTCCCCTGCCTGATCCGACCATCCGCATGACGACGGGGTGGCACTGCCTGCACCTGTACTACCGGGTGAATCCGCAGGTGTGGGGCGGTCTCGACTCCGCGGCTCGGCGGGCGGGCCTGAGCCAGCTCGAAGAGCTCCTGAATCCGGAGCGGGCCGGCAATCCGGAGCGGCTGCAGGTGTTTGCCGTCTCGGGGCACCGGGCGGACTTCGGGCTGATGATGCTCGATCCAGATCCCCTCAAGATCGACGCGGTCAAGCAGGCGATCCGGGCCACGGCGATCGGTGCGGCGCTCGAGCCGACGTACTCGTTCGTGTCGATCACGGAAGTCTCCGAGTATGTCCCGACGGTCGAGCAGTACAGCGAGCGGCTGAAGATGGACGGGGTCTCGGCGGAGGATCCGAGCTACGCCGCCAAAGTCCGGGCTTATGAGCAGCGGCTGCCGATGATGAATCAGCAGCGGCTGTATCCGGACTTTCCGAACTTCCCGGTGATCTGTTTTTACCCGATGAACAAGATCCGGGATCCGCACGCGAACTGGTTCACGGAGCCGTTCAGTGTCCGGTCCGCGCTGATGGCGGAGCATGCCACTTCGGGGATCAAGTTCGCCGGCAAGGTGAGTCAGCTGATCACGGCGTCGACCGGTTTCGATGACTGGGAGTGGGGGGTGACGCTCTGGAGCCGGTCGCCGGAGCACATCAAGGAGATTGTGTACACGATGCGGTTCGATCAGGCGTCGGCGAAGTACGCGGCGTTCGGTCCGTTCTACATTGGGTACATCCTGTCGGCCGGCGACCTGTTGAAGCACCTCAAGCTCGAGGCGGGTGTCTGA
- a CDS encoding STAS domain-containing protein — protein sequence MAKPPVLQVYQAGETTIVGFCGQEILDEIGVSQCRTEVIEILKANDCKVLAFDLTGVQIIPSGLLGLLSSIRQMGVDVHLYNPSDDVREVLSVTHLERVMPIHVVEVDRPAKG from the coding sequence ATGGCGAAACCTCCGGTCCTGCAGGTGTACCAGGCAGGCGAGACAACGATCGTCGGGTTCTGTGGCCAGGAGATCCTGGACGAGATTGGCGTCTCGCAGTGCCGGACCGAGGTCATTGAGATTCTCAAGGCCAACGACTGCAAAGTGCTCGCCTTCGACCTCACGGGCGTCCAGATCATCCCGAGCGGACTGCTCGGGCTGCTCTCCTCGATCCGGCAGATGGGTGTCGACGTCCATCTCTACAATCCGTCTGACGACGTCCGCGAGGTCCTCTCCGTGACGCACCTCGAACGGGTGATGCCGATCCACGTCGTTGAAGTCGATCGACCGGCGAAAGGCTGA
- a CDS encoding thioredoxin-like domain-containing protein → MEIRSPRTGLKSVAVRSGLWMLLIAFLVGSVWSVLPSKSPFGLRELAAQDKGDEKKDEKEAADAVPSENPFPGRFPAPSLEGGVEWLNTAGEISLKDLRGKVVLLDFWTYCCINCIHVLPDLKKLEEKYDKQLVVIGVHHPKFENERDTENIRRAILRYEISHPVVNDANRVIAEKYQFSSWPTLVLIDPEGNFVGQQPGEGTGELFDMVIGKMIAYHRAKGTLDETPVRFALERAKAEPTPLRFPGKILTDVAGDRLFVSDSNHNRIVVSSLSGQLKEVIGSGAIGRKDGDYATAEFDHPQGMALVDDVLYVADTENHLLRAVDLKARTVTTKAGTGVQSKSREAGGPLLRTALNSPWALTYLDGKLYVAMAGPHQLWSWELGSNDIRVFAGSGREDILDGTRAEAALAQPSGITTDGKVLYHVDSEGSAVRRVTLGGKGRVDTVAGPRDFPRGRSLFEFGDVDGRGATVRMQHPLDVLFHDGKLFVADTYNHKIKVIDPKTEATATWLGTGKRGAGLSPVELSEPAGLAIAGDQLLVADTNNHRLLSVDLKTKATREFVINGLTPPAPPQPREENDGLAPVELPAIAAKAGETLTLTLDFTLPPAHKLNPLGPVSYRLKAVGTATAVDSAVLGARHDGSGEGSTGTIELPLAATPGKGTYELTMNYTYCREGTEAVCRFGRQKWKVTITTSADGSTKPVAIPVRVAMN, encoded by the coding sequence ATGGAAATCCGCTCCCCGCGTACCGGTCTGAAGTCGGTTGCTGTCCGTTCCGGCCTCTGGATGCTCCTGATCGCGTTCCTCGTCGGATCGGTCTGGAGCGTGCTGCCGTCGAAATCCCCGTTCGGGCTACGCGAGCTGGCCGCTCAGGACAAGGGGGACGAGAAGAAGGACGAAAAGGAGGCGGCCGACGCTGTCCCGAGTGAGAACCCGTTCCCCGGCCGCTTCCCGGCTCCCAGCCTGGAAGGGGGAGTCGAGTGGCTCAACACCGCCGGCGAGATCTCGCTGAAGGACCTGCGGGGGAAGGTCGTCCTGCTCGACTTCTGGACGTACTGCTGCATCAACTGCATCCACGTCCTGCCGGACCTCAAGAAGCTCGAAGAGAAGTACGACAAGCAGCTTGTCGTCATCGGCGTTCATCACCCGAAGTTCGAGAACGAGCGGGACACCGAGAACATCCGCCGGGCGATCCTGCGATACGAGATCTCGCACCCGGTCGTGAATGACGCCAACCGCGTCATCGCCGAGAAGTACCAGTTCAGCAGCTGGCCGACCCTCGTCCTGATCGACCCCGAGGGGAATTTCGTCGGGCAGCAGCCCGGCGAAGGGACCGGCGAGCTGTTCGACATGGTGATCGGCAAGATGATCGCCTATCACCGGGCCAAGGGGACGCTTGATGAGACCCCCGTCCGGTTCGCCCTCGAGCGGGCCAAGGCGGAGCCGACGCCGCTGCGGTTCCCGGGGAAGATCCTGACCGACGTGGCGGGGGACCGGCTGTTCGTCTCGGACAGCAACCACAACCGGATCGTCGTCAGCAGCCTGTCCGGTCAGCTCAAAGAAGTGATCGGCAGCGGCGCGATTGGCCGCAAGGATGGAGACTACGCGACCGCCGAGTTCGACCATCCGCAGGGGATGGCGCTCGTCGATGACGTCCTGTACGTCGCGGATACCGAGAATCACCTGCTCCGGGCGGTCGACCTCAAGGCCAGGACCGTCACGACCAAGGCCGGGACCGGTGTTCAGTCGAAGTCGCGGGAAGCGGGTGGACCGCTGCTGCGGACGGCGCTGAACAGCCCCTGGGCCCTGACCTATCTCGACGGCAAGCTCTACGTCGCCATGGCGGGACCGCACCAGCTCTGGTCGTGGGAACTCGGATCGAACGACATCCGCGTCTTCGCCGGCTCGGGGCGTGAAGACATTCTCGACGGGACGCGGGCCGAAGCCGCCCTCGCACAGCCCTCGGGAATCACGACCGACGGCAAGGTCCTCTATCACGTCGACAGCGAAGGCTCGGCGGTCCGCCGCGTCACGCTCGGGGGGAAGGGGCGTGTCGACACGGTCGCCGGGCCGCGCGACTTCCCGCGGGGCCGCTCGCTGTTCGAGTTCGGCGACGTCGACGGCCGCGGCGCGACGGTCCGGATGCAGCATCCGCTCGATGTCCTGTTTCACGACGGCAAACTCTTCGTGGCGGATACCTACAACCACAAGATCAAGGTCATCGATCCCAAGACCGAAGCGACGGCGACCTGGCTCGGCACCGGGAAGCGCGGGGCGGGGCTCTCCCCGGTCGAGCTCTCGGAGCCGGCGGGCCTGGCGATCGCCGGCGACCAGCTCCTCGTGGCGGACACGAACAACCACCGGCTGCTGTCGGTCGATCTCAAGACGAAGGCGACCCGCGAGTTTGTGATCAACGGCCTCACCCCTCCGGCTCCGCCGCAGCCCAGGGAAGAGAACGACGGACTCGCGCCGGTCGAACTCCCGGCCATCGCCGCCAAGGCGGGGGAAACCCTGACGCTCACGCTCGATTTCACCCTCCCGCCGGCCCACAAGCTCAACCCGCTGGGGCCCGTCAGCTATCGCCTCAAGGCGGTCGGGACGGCGACGGCGGTCGATAGTGCCGTCCTCGGCGCCCGCCACGACGGCTCGGGCGAGGGGAGCACGGGAACGATCGAGCTCCCCCTGGCCGCGACGCCGGGGAAGGGGACGTACGAGCTGACGATGAACTACACGTACTGCCGGGAAGGGACCGAGGCGGTCTGCCGCTTCGGCCGGCAGAAGTGGAAGGTGACGATCACCACCTCGGCCGACGGTTCGACCAAGCCGGTTGCCATTCCGGTTCGTGTCGCCATGAATTGA
- a CDS encoding PQQ-binding-like beta-propeller repeat protein codes for MRCNLQWVLTALTAFTLTRPASAGDWPQWMGEARDGLWKETRIVDRIPQDGLKVLWRVPVGGGYSGPAVVGDRVYVTDYQKTAGTITNNPGSRDELTGQERVLCLNAKTGEVLWKHEYDRPYKLSYPSGPRATPTVADGLVYALGAEGNLWCLKADSGEVVWSKDFVKDYSAPVPIWGFSGHPLIDGPRLICLVGGKGSVAVAFDRKTGEEKWRALSASESGYAPPSMIEAGGKRQLLVWDADKLNSLDPETGAVYWSQDLKPSYGMSIMAPQKEGDLLFASGIGNVGAVFRLDSTRPAAERVWEANASKGLAAANVTPLIVDGTVYGADCQQGAFRAFNLADGKRLWQSFQPTTGGKRGASHGTAFLVRNGSRFFLFSETGDLIEAKLTPTGYEELGRFHVLEPSQTVFGREVVWSMPAFANQCVYARNDKELVCVSMAADE; via the coding sequence ATGCGTTGCAACTTGCAGTGGGTTCTCACGGCCCTGACCGCCTTCACCCTCACCCGACCCGCTTCGGCGGGAGACTGGCCCCAGTGGATGGGCGAAGCGCGGGATGGGCTCTGGAAAGAGACGAGGATCGTCGACCGGATTCCTCAGGACGGCCTCAAGGTGCTGTGGCGGGTTCCCGTCGGCGGAGGCTACTCGGGGCCAGCGGTTGTGGGGGATCGGGTGTATGTCACCGACTACCAGAAGACGGCCGGGACGATCACGAACAACCCCGGCTCACGGGATGAACTGACCGGACAGGAACGGGTCCTGTGCCTGAATGCGAAGACGGGCGAGGTCCTCTGGAAGCACGAATACGACCGGCCGTACAAGCTTTCGTACCCCAGCGGTCCCCGCGCCACGCCGACCGTGGCGGACGGTCTCGTTTACGCCCTCGGCGCCGAGGGGAACCTGTGGTGCCTCAAGGCGGACTCCGGCGAAGTCGTCTGGTCGAAGGACTTCGTCAAGGACTACTCCGCGCCGGTCCCGATCTGGGGCTTCAGCGGCCATCCTCTCATCGACGGACCCCGGCTGATCTGCCTCGTCGGAGGGAAGGGAAGCGTGGCCGTCGCCTTCGACCGTAAGACCGGCGAGGAGAAGTGGCGGGCGCTGTCGGCCTCGGAGTCGGGATATGCTCCCCCTTCGATGATCGAAGCGGGAGGCAAGCGGCAGCTCCTGGTCTGGGATGCCGACAAGCTGAACTCCCTCGACCCAGAGACCGGTGCGGTCTACTGGTCGCAGGACCTCAAACCAAGCTACGGGATGTCGATCATGGCCCCGCAGAAGGAGGGGGACCTCCTGTTCGCCAGCGGGATCGGCAACGTTGGGGCGGTCTTCCGCCTCGATTCGACGCGGCCGGCCGCGGAGCGGGTCTGGGAAGCGAACGCCTCCAAGGGACTGGCCGCCGCCAACGTGACGCCGCTGATCGTCGACGGGACGGTCTACGGTGCCGACTGTCAGCAGGGGGCCTTCCGGGCCTTCAATCTGGCGGACGGAAAGCGGCTCTGGCAGTCGTTCCAGCCGACCACGGGAGGGAAGCGGGGCGCGTCGCACGGGACCGCGTTCCTGGTCCGGAACGGTTCGCGGTTCTTCCTTTTCAGCGAAACCGGGGACCTCATCGAGGCGAAGCTGACCCCGACCGGCTATGAGGAACTCGGACGGTTCCATGTTCTCGAACCGAGCCAGACCGTGTTCGGTCGGGAGGTGGTCTGGTCGATGCCCGCCTTCGCGAATCAGTGCGTCTACGCCCGCAACGACAAGGAACTGGTCTGCGTCTCGATGGCCGCCGACGAGTAG